The Prionailurus bengalensis isolate Pbe53 chromosome A3, Fcat_Pben_1.1_paternal_pri, whole genome shotgun sequence genome includes a window with the following:
- the LOC122467108 gene encoding vegetative cell wall protein gp1-like codes for MREPLPSCGPRTALPRCQAGGPRRLPPPPLPGPGPRPSPRPAPPRALAARPEPRCSPCTAAAAARLPCPGGSLSLSFSPPAPPSMTARGPSRTDSGSRETRVSFRVRAARAAAHVLPAARGARGDSPAAPPAPSPPASRCVCGRKGPPGGREDREVSKRPWRARVLASAVLNTGRRSSH; via the exons ATGAgggagcccctccccagctgcgGGCCTCGGACAGCGCTTCCGCGCTGCCAGGCCGGGGGTCCGCGGCGTCTACCCCCGCCGCCACTTCCCGGGCCGGGGCCGCGCCCCTCGCCGCGCCCAGCACCGCCCCGCGCGCTCGCCGCGCGCCCGGAGCCCCGCTGCTCACCGTGCACCGCCGCTGCCGCTGCCCGCCTGCCGTGTCCGGGCGGCTCGCTCTCGCTTTCCTTTTCCCCGCCGGCTCCGCCTTCTATGACCGCGCGCGGCCCCTCCCGCACCGACTCGGGATCGCGGGAAACTCGAGTCTCCTTCCGAGTCCGCGCCGCGCGCGCTGCTGCCCACGTGCTGCCGGCTGCCCGCGGGGCGCGCGGGGACTCTCCTGCGGCACCCCCAGCTCCAAGCCCTCCGGCTTCCAGGTGTGTTTGTGGCCGGAAGGGTCCGCcgggaggaagggaggacagagaggtgTCCAAGCGCCCGTGGCGTGCGAGG GTACTTGCCAGCGCTGTTCTAAACACCGGCCGCAGGTCCAGCCATTAG